A genomic window from Slackia heliotrinireducens DSM 20476 includes:
- a CDS encoding Bcr/CflA family efflux MFS transporter — MGATDKKTDLLIDQPMGKVMLIVFITLLSVFPPLATDMYMPSLPELREDLGTSSAVASASIIAFFFMFGVGQLLFGTISDKFGRKPILLAGLGVFVASSIGCALAPNIAVLLALRALQGLGGGAGGAIAMAITKDCFPEERRARVLIVTQAAGALGPVVAPVIGGWISTFATWRVVFWVLAGTGLAAFALAIVYRESNPPEMRYTGSLAGNFGRLAVVARNKGFTLLLVTLALVSAPFMGYVTTSSYVYMDFFGLSSGAYSLFFAGTALIMVAAPFVYLIVSRYFKTKTLIEATMVGAFVFAGLMLLFAKRSPWMFVLTIAPFLMMSSAIRPGTTNVLLMQHETDTGSASSLINFTFTAFGSLGSVVAALSWPDFVTADAGTILVFFTAAVALWVVLLKSPYPVRGVK; from the coding sequence ATGGGCGCAACAGACAAGAAAACCGATCTTCTTATCGACCAGCCTATGGGCAAGGTCATGCTCATCGTGTTCATAACGCTGCTCAGCGTGTTTCCGCCGCTGGCCACCGACATGTACATGCCGTCGCTGCCCGAGCTGCGGGAGGATCTCGGCACTTCGTCGGCCGTGGCCAGCGCATCCATTATCGCGTTCTTTTTCATGTTCGGCGTGGGCCAGCTGCTGTTCGGCACCATCTCGGACAAGTTCGGCCGCAAACCCATCCTTCTGGCGGGTCTCGGCGTGTTCGTCGCATCCAGCATCGGATGCGCCCTGGCCCCGAATATCGCCGTGCTGCTGGCCCTGCGCGCGCTGCAGGGCCTGGGCGGAGGCGCGGGCGGCGCCATCGCCATGGCCATCACGAAGGACTGCTTTCCCGAGGAGCGAAGGGCCCGCGTGCTCATCGTGACGCAGGCGGCGGGCGCCTTGGGGCCGGTCGTGGCTCCCGTCATCGGCGGCTGGATCTCCACCTTCGCCACCTGGCGCGTGGTGTTCTGGGTGCTTGCCGGCACGGGCCTGGCCGCATTCGCCCTTGCGATTGTCTACCGCGAGTCGAACCCGCCGGAGATGCGCTACACCGGGTCGCTGGCCGGCAATTTCGGACGCCTTGCCGTCGTGGCCCGAAACAAAGGGTTTACGTTGCTGCTGGTCACACTGGCGCTCGTTTCGGCCCCGTTCATGGGCTACGTGACCACGTCTTCCTACGTCTACATGGATTTCTTCGGGCTGAGCTCGGGCGCGTACAGCCTGTTTTTCGCAGGCACGGCCCTCATCATGGTCGCAGCGCCTTTCGTCTACCTGATCGTTTCGCGGTACTTCAAAACGAAGACGCTCATCGAGGCCACCATGGTCGGGGCGTTCGTGTTCGCGGGGCTCATGTTGCTGTTCGCGAAGCGTTCGCCATGGATGTTCGTCCTGACCATCGCACCGTTTTTGATGATGTCGTCAGCCATCCGCCCCGGCACCACCAACGTCCTGCTCATGCAGCACGAGACGGATACCGGCTCGGCCAGTTCGCTCATCAACTTCACGTTCACGGCTTTCGGATCGCTGGGCTCGGTGGTGGCTGCTCTGAGCTGGCCCGACTTCGTGACGGCGGACGCAGGCACCATTCTGGTGTTCTTCACGGCGGCGGTGGCTCTGTGGGTCGTCCTGCTGAAGTCGCCGTACCCGGTTCGCGGCGTCAAATAG
- a CDS encoding solute carrier family 23 protein: protein MAFMKRSYGGVQPYIPCGLLRIRIPFVHFKISPPEIATGLMNACTSYGALAVLITTLGLDPEVAWALVVFETMLYTCNWLLGEPSICGWITPAMAIVVVYLEGFDPGVTRIQALTAVELELAAMFIILGLTGLSKKLNTLVPPAIKAGIVLGAGVNAVYARLKEGGALDTVTYGCLAGLIVVFFLMFSQRIRKHMAEHRFLQILGNYSFLWAVMVLFIVGGITGEFDYDFSGEIIKVPDFGALFATVSPFFIGWPSAELWISALPIAVIAWVIAYGDFITVQQLGLQAQREDEYIEFDPNRTNVICGIRNCLLGLFAPYPALAGPLSAPYCVATYQRYKQSGRQGMDSIYDGSGTNIIFTVIGLFIYPLYEASLAASAALLVVVLCIQGFVCAQICFDLARDKLDQGIAGMIAGFIIARGGGFGLIAGVVLYLLLCDTAKIKSDYAGNKERQRIEDEKTQKMLDELAARREAFKKGELQEEEA, encoded by the coding sequence ATGGCTTTCATGAAAAGGTCGTACGGCGGCGTACAGCCATACATTCCGTGTGGCCTGCTCCGTATCCGCATCCCATTCGTCCATTTCAAAATCTCGCCTCCGGAAATCGCCACGGGTTTGATGAACGCCTGTACGTCCTACGGTGCGCTGGCGGTCCTCATCACCACCTTGGGGCTCGATCCGGAAGTCGCGTGGGCGCTGGTCGTCTTCGAGACCATGCTCTACACCTGCAACTGGCTGCTCGGCGAACCTTCAATTTGCGGCTGGATCACCCCGGCCATGGCCATCGTCGTCGTATACCTCGAAGGTTTCGATCCAGGCGTCACACGAATACAGGCGCTTACCGCCGTCGAGCTGGAATTGGCCGCCATGTTCATCATATTGGGTTTGACAGGCCTCTCGAAAAAGCTGAACACGCTGGTCCCGCCAGCAATCAAGGCGGGCATCGTGCTTGGTGCCGGCGTCAACGCCGTATACGCCCGTCTGAAGGAGGGCGGCGCCCTGGACACCGTCACCTACGGTTGCCTGGCCGGCCTCATCGTCGTGTTCTTCCTCATGTTCAGCCAGCGCATCCGCAAGCACATGGCCGAGCATAGGTTCCTGCAGATCCTGGGCAACTACAGCTTCCTGTGGGCGGTCATGGTCCTGTTCATCGTCGGCGGCATCACCGGCGAGTTCGACTACGACTTCTCCGGCGAAATCATCAAGGTCCCCGACTTCGGAGCCCTGTTCGCCACCGTGTCCCCGTTCTTCATCGGCTGGCCTTCCGCCGAGCTTTGGATTTCCGCACTGCCCATCGCGGTCATCGCCTGGGTCATCGCCTACGGCGACTTCATCACCGTCCAGCAACTGGGTCTGCAGGCGCAGCGCGAGGACGAATACATCGAGTTCGACCCCAACCGCACCAATGTCATCTGCGGCATCCGCAACTGCCTTCTGGGCCTGTTCGCGCCCTACCCGGCGCTTGCCGGCCCTCTGAGCGCACCCTACTGCGTGGCCACCTACCAGCGCTACAAGCAGAGCGGACGCCAGGGTATGGATTCCATCTACGACGGATCCGGCACCAACATCATCTTCACGGTCATCGGCCTGTTCATCTACCCGTTGTACGAAGCGTCCTTGGCCGCCTCGGCCGCGCTGCTGGTCGTGGTGCTGTGCATCCAGGGCTTCGTCTGCGCGCAGATCTGCTTCGATTTGGCCCGAGACAAGCTCGACCAAGGCATCGCCGGCATGATTGCGGGCTTCATCATCGCCCGTGGCGGCGGCTTCGGACTGATCGCCGGCGTGGTGCTGTACCTGCTGCTGTGCGATACGGCCAAGATCAAGTCCGACTACGCAGGCAACAAGGAACGCCAGCGCATCGAGGATGAGAAGACCCAGAAGATGCTCGACGAGCTTGCAGCCCGCCGCGAAGCCTTCAAGAAGGGCGAACTTCAGGAGGAAGAGGCCTAA
- a CDS encoding sodium-dependent transporter has protein sequence MAESNLESMTRSSWSGKWAFILAGAASAVGLGNMWRFPYLAAKYGGGMFLLTYLVLVFTFGVSMLLLEITLGRASRQSVIGAYAAFDKRWKPLGFLAAAVPFIITPYYCIIGGWVAKYAASYVLDSPADIASESFFGSFITSEFSSFFWMLLFMAITFVVVALGVKRGIEKVNLVLMPALILMAILLSAYTLTLPGAVDGLLYYVKPDFSKFSPELLVGALGQMFYSLSLAMGIMVTYGSYLLPHEDIVSSATRIGVFDVGVSFLAGLMIVPTSFVALGSGEAVAAKAGPSLMFGTLPTLFESLGAMAPVVGCVFFLLVLFAALTSAISLTEACVSIVSDGTGWSRRKCFIITVAVMVIVGIFVNLGYNRLSFIEPLGDGSTLLDLFDFVSNVVLMPIVALGTCIFVGWVIKPKVLIDEMKEGSALKAEKAWVAMIKFIAPVLIVIILVSYVAAQFGFVSF, from the coding sequence ATGGCAGAATCGAATCTCGAAAGCATGACCCGATCTTCATGGTCGGGCAAATGGGCGTTTATCCTCGCGGGTGCTGCAAGCGCCGTCGGTCTGGGCAACATGTGGCGTTTTCCGTATTTGGCGGCCAAATACGGCGGCGGCATGTTCCTGCTTACATATCTGGTGCTGGTGTTCACCTTCGGCGTGTCCATGCTCCTTTTGGAAATCACCTTGGGCCGCGCGTCGCGCCAGAGCGTCATCGGCGCCTACGCGGCGTTCGACAAACGCTGGAAGCCTCTGGGCTTTCTAGCGGCGGCGGTGCCGTTCATCATCACGCCGTACTACTGCATCATCGGTGGCTGGGTGGCCAAATACGCCGCTTCGTACGTGCTTGACAGCCCTGCGGACATCGCGTCGGAATCGTTCTTCGGCTCCTTCATCACCAGCGAGTTCTCCAGTTTCTTCTGGATGCTGCTGTTCATGGCGATTACCTTCGTCGTGGTTGCCTTGGGCGTCAAGCGCGGCATCGAGAAGGTGAACCTGGTGCTGATGCCGGCCCTTATCCTGATGGCCATTCTGCTGTCGGCCTACACGCTGACGTTGCCGGGCGCCGTGGACGGCCTGCTGTACTACGTGAAGCCCGACTTCTCGAAGTTCTCCCCTGAGCTTCTGGTGGGCGCTCTGGGGCAGATGTTCTACAGCCTGTCGCTGGCCATGGGCATCATGGTCACGTACGGAAGCTACCTGCTACCGCACGAGGACATCGTATCGTCGGCCACCCGTATCGGCGTGTTCGATGTGGGCGTTTCCTTCCTGGCGGGCCTCATGATCGTACCGACGTCCTTCGTGGCGTTGGGAAGCGGCGAGGCCGTAGCCGCCAAGGCGGGCCCCAGCCTCATGTTCGGCACCCTGCCTACGCTGTTCGAAAGCTTGGGCGCTATGGCGCCTGTCGTGGGCTGCGTGTTCTTCCTTCTGGTGTTGTTTGCCGCATTGACCAGCGCAATCTCGCTTACCGAGGCCTGCGTGTCCATCGTGTCCGACGGCACCGGTTGGAGCCGCAGGAAATGCTTCATCATCACGGTGGCGGTCATGGTCATCGTCGGAATCTTCGTGAACCTGGGTTACAACCGCCTGAGCTTCATCGAGCCGCTGGGCGATGGCTCGACGCTTTTGGATCTGTTCGACTTCGTGTCCAACGTCGTGCTGATGCCCATCGTGGCGCTGGGGACCTGCATCTTCGTGGGTTGGGTCATCAAGCCCAAGGTGCTTATCGACGAGATGAAGGAAGGCAGCGCCCTGAAGGCTGAAAAGGCATGGGTCGCCATGATCAAATTCATCGCGCCGGTTCTGATCGTCATCATCCTGGTTTCGTACGTGGCCGCGCAGTTCGGGTTCGTCAGTTTCTAG
- the truA gene encoding tRNA pseudouridine(38-40) synthase TruA: MDFEQNIPQPENLSRTLACKVAYDGAPFAGFARQAECDRVMTVQGELEHALRVLYRRDVRTTCAGRTDAGVHAIGQVVSFDVTEDEFASRTPRSLLRSLNALVDDHMSVSVVEEKPFGFSARFDAKWREYRYRISTAAARPVLIMPLVWHLGGVDLDIDAMNRAAVHLIGEHDFKSFCVAASAVGKPTCRNVMELEVFEEEILGQQVATVRVVGNAFLHSMVRTIVGTLVEVGRGRRNPEWVCDVLEARNRGAAGQNAPAQGLVFWHVEYE, encoded by the coding sequence ATGGATTTCGAACAGAACATACCTCAGCCTGAAAACCTGTCTCGCACCTTGGCGTGCAAGGTGGCCTACGACGGCGCACCCTTCGCGGGGTTCGCACGCCAGGCCGAATGCGACCGTGTCATGACCGTGCAGGGCGAACTGGAGCATGCCCTGCGGGTGCTGTACCGCCGCGACGTGCGCACGACCTGTGCAGGACGCACCGACGCCGGCGTGCACGCCATCGGCCAGGTGGTGAGTTTCGACGTGACCGAGGACGAGTTCGCCTCGCGCACGCCGCGTTCGCTTCTGCGTTCGCTCAACGCCTTGGTGGACGACCACATGTCCGTGTCTGTGGTGGAGGAAAAGCCCTTCGGGTTTTCGGCCCGCTTCGATGCGAAATGGCGCGAATACCGCTACCGTATCTCCACGGCTGCCGCACGGCCTGTGCTCATCATGCCTTTGGTCTGGCACCTGGGCGGGGTCGATTTGGACATCGACGCCATGAACCGTGCTGCCGTGCACCTGATCGGTGAGCATGATTTCAAGAGCTTCTGCGTGGCGGCTTCGGCTGTGGGCAAGCCCACGTGCCGCAACGTCATGGAGCTTGAGGTGTTCGAAGAGGAGATTCTTGGCCAACAGGTGGCAACCGTCCGCGTTGTGGGCAATGCGTTTCTGCATTCCATGGTGCGCACCATAGTGGGAACCCTGGTGGAGGTCGGCCGCGGCAGACGCAACCCTGAATGGGTGTGCGACGTGCTTGAGGCCCGCAATCGCGGTGCCGCAGGACAGAACGCTCCGGCCCAGGGTCTCGTGTTCTGGCATGTGGAGTACGAATGA